The Lycium barbarum isolate Lr01 chromosome 12, ASM1917538v2, whole genome shotgun sequence genome includes a region encoding these proteins:
- the LOC132623139 gene encoding ADP-ribosylation factor-like protein 8a isoform X1 produces MGLWEAFLNWLRSLFFKQEMELSLIGLQNAGKTSLINVIATGGYSEDMIPTVGFNMRKVTKGNVTIKLWDLGGQPRFRSMWERYCRAVSAIVYVVDAADYDNLSISKSELHDLLNKPSLSGIPLLVLGNKIDKPGALSKQALTDEMGLKSLTDREVCCYMISCKNSTNIDSVIDWLVKHSKLKS; encoded by the exons ATGGGTCTCTGGGAAGCTTTTCTCAATTGGCTACGAAG CCTCTTCTTTAAACAGGAAATGGAGCTTTCTTTGATAGGGCTGCAAAATGCAGGGAAAACTTCACTTATAAATGTTATTGCT ACTGGTGGATATAGTGAAGATATGATACCAACG GTGGGATTTAACATGCGCAAAGTGACTAAAGGTAATGTCACTATAAAATTGTGGGACCTTGGAGGTCAACCCAGATTCCGAAGTATGTGGGAAAGATACTGCCGTGCAGTTTCAGCTATAGT GTATGTTGTTGATGCTGCTGATTATGATAACCTTAGCATTTCTAAAAGTGAACTCCATGACCTGCTGAACAAGCCATCACTGAGTGGTATTCCATTGCTAGTCTTGGGGAACAAGATTGACAAGCCTGGAGCCCTGTCCAAGCAGGCTTTGACTGATGAGAT GGGATTGAAATCTTTAACTGACAGAGAGGTGTGCTGCTATATGATCTCATGCAAAAATTCCACCAATATTGACTCAGTCATTGATTGGCTTGTTAAGCACTCAAAATTAAAGAGTTAA
- the LOC132623139 gene encoding ADP-ribosylation factor-like protein 8a isoform X2 has translation MELSLIGLQNAGKTSLINVIATGGYSEDMIPTVGFNMRKVTKGNVTIKLWDLGGQPRFRSMWERYCRAVSAIVYVVDAADYDNLSISKSELHDLLNKPSLSGIPLLVLGNKIDKPGALSKQALTDEMGLKSLTDREVCCYMISCKNSTNIDSVIDWLVKHSKLKS, from the exons ATGGAGCTTTCTTTGATAGGGCTGCAAAATGCAGGGAAAACTTCACTTATAAATGTTATTGCT ACTGGTGGATATAGTGAAGATATGATACCAACG GTGGGATTTAACATGCGCAAAGTGACTAAAGGTAATGTCACTATAAAATTGTGGGACCTTGGAGGTCAACCCAGATTCCGAAGTATGTGGGAAAGATACTGCCGTGCAGTTTCAGCTATAGT GTATGTTGTTGATGCTGCTGATTATGATAACCTTAGCATTTCTAAAAGTGAACTCCATGACCTGCTGAACAAGCCATCACTGAGTGGTATTCCATTGCTAGTCTTGGGGAACAAGATTGACAAGCCTGGAGCCCTGTCCAAGCAGGCTTTGACTGATGAGAT GGGATTGAAATCTTTAACTGACAGAGAGGTGTGCTGCTATATGATCTCATGCAAAAATTCCACCAATATTGACTCAGTCATTGATTGGCTTGTTAAGCACTCAAAATTAAAGAGTTAA
- the LOC132622054 gene encoding telomere repeat-binding factor 1-like: MGAPKQKWTSEEEGALKAGVAKYGVGKWSTILKDPEFAVVLRSRSNVDLKDKWRNLHVMASGWGSRQRGRVVSKSVQPTPKNDDNTLVSSVGENCIEVLDTKPLASSGDVLKDVGSKKPLSSGCKLDDLILEAIVKLKEPRGSSRNAISSYIEERFIETPNFERLLASKLKSLTEKGRLIKVKHQYRIAPSRVLSDSKGGPLSLLMGRKHDSSMVEKNEISIQTKAQVDADLEQMKSMSEEEAAAAAAQFVAEAEVAIAEAERAARIAEEYEKEAEAAQCFAEVAMKALQHQTIPV, encoded by the exons ATGGGCGCACCAAAGCAGAAGTGGACATCAGAAGAAGAAGGTGCCCTTAAAGCTGGTGTAGCAAAGTACGGGGTTGGCAAATGGAGCACCATACTTAAAGATCCAGAGTTTGCTGTTGTGTTGCGCTCTCGCTCAAATGTGGACCTGAAG GATAAATGGAGGAATCTACATGTCATGGCAAGTGGTTGGGGGTCGCGGCAACGAGGGAGGGTTGTGTCTAAAAGTGTTCAGCCTACACCGAAGAACGATGACAACACTTTGGTTAGCTCTGTGGGTGAGAATTGTATAGAAGTTCTTGATACTAAACCTCTTGCATCGTCTGGTGATGTTCTGAAGGATGTTGGCTCTAAAAAACCACTTTCAAG CGGTTGTAAATTAGATGATCTTATACTGGAGGCAATAGTCAAATTGAAGGAACCACGTGGATCTAGTCGGAATGCAATTTCTTCTTACATAGAG GAGCGGTTTATCGAAACTCCAAACTTTGAAAGACTGTTGGCATCAAAGTTGAAGTCGTTGACTGAAAAAGGAAGACTGATAAAG GTAAAGCATCAGTACAGGATTGCACCAAGTAGAGTATTATCTGATTCCAAGGGAGGCCCTTTATCTTTGCTTATGGGCAGAAAGCATGATTCCTCTATGGTAGAAAAGAATGAGATTAGTATACAGACTAAAGCACAGGTTGATGCGGACTTAGAGCAAATGAAGAGCATGAGTGAAGAGGAGGCTGCTGCAGCCGCTGCACAATTTGTTGCAGAGGCTGAAGTTGCCATTGCTGAAGCGGAACGGGCAGCAAGGATTGCAGAGGAGTATGAAAAAGAGGCAGAGGCGGCACAGTGCTTTGCTGAAGTGGCAATGAAGGCATTGCAGCATCAAACTATCCCTGTCTG A